A stretch of the Filimonas lacunae genome encodes the following:
- a CDS encoding glycosyltransferase — MKTVLITAYAVHPYKGSEDAMGWNMIMQALRHHCVIAVTRKNNRAAIEQYIQAHPENEADFARLRFLYFDWPLWMLFWKKGPLLSMVYYYGWQFTLALWLLHRRLPVDVVHNLNFHNDWTPSFLWLLGKPFVWGHVGHHSKIPRQYLLPVYGKRAYLKDRLLWVIKHVSWYADPFLYLCRKKADAVICMNGDAVQKLRLKNNYIIHPSVAAGETLADTSPLTGAAFHILSVGRFVTLKGFDITVLSFALFYRSLPPEQQSQVKLTLLGSGPLEPLLRKMVQDEGVSHAVQFIPWLPREQVDAVYKQASVLLYPSHEGAGMVVPEVMRYAIPVVCLRNSGPGQLVHPDSQLIVKHGSYWCTTRKLANRLQQLLQDKAFAANEKQLSAARYCQLFRWSVRGEMLKNIYHYAIEKNSSRTPA, encoded by the coding sequence ATGAAAACTGTGTTAATAACGGCCTACGCGGTACATCCCTATAAGGGATCGGAAGATGCGATGGGATGGAATATGATTATGCAGGCCCTCCGCCATCACTGTGTGATTGCGGTAACCAGGAAAAATAACCGGGCTGCTATTGAACAGTATATACAGGCACATCCGGAAAATGAAGCCGATTTTGCACGCCTGCGATTCCTGTATTTCGATTGGCCTTTGTGGATGCTGTTCTGGAAAAAAGGCCCTTTGTTAAGTATGGTGTATTACTATGGATGGCAGTTTACACTGGCATTGTGGTTACTTCACCGCAGGTTGCCGGTAGATGTGGTGCATAACCTGAATTTTCATAACGACTGGACGCCTTCTTTTTTGTGGCTGCTGGGAAAGCCTTTTGTATGGGGGCATGTAGGACATCATTCCAAAATTCCCCGGCAATACCTGTTACCCGTGTATGGAAAAAGGGCTTACCTGAAAGACAGGTTATTATGGGTTATTAAGCATGTGAGCTGGTATGCCGATCCTTTTTTATACCTGTGCCGGAAAAAAGCCGATGCTGTTATTTGTATGAACGGAGATGCCGTGCAAAAGCTACGATTAAAAAATAATTATATTATTCATCCATCCGTAGCTGCAGGAGAAACGCTGGCAGATACATCACCCCTTACAGGGGCTGCTTTTCATATACTATCCGTAGGCCGGTTTGTGACTTTAAAAGGATTTGATATTACCGTGTTGAGTTTTGCCCTTTTTTACCGTTCTCTACCTCCGGAGCAACAAAGCCAGGTAAAATTAACGCTGCTGGGTAGTGGCCCCTTAGAGCCGTTGCTAAGAAAAATGGTGCAGGACGAAGGTGTCAGCCATGCCGTGCAATTTATACCCTGGCTACCCCGCGAACAGGTAGATGCCGTTTACAAACAGGCTTCGGTGTTATTATATCCTTCGCATGAAGGGGCAGGTATGGTGGTGCCGGAAGTAATGCGTTATGCCATACCGGTGGTTTGTTTACGAAATAGTGGGCCGGGGCAATTGGTTCACCCCGATTCGCAGTTGATAGTAAAGCATGGAAGCTATTGGTGCACCACCCGCAAGCTGGCCAACAGGCTGCAACAGTTATTACAGGACAAAGCCTTTGCTGCAAACGAAAAACAACTGTCGGCAGCCCGGTATTGCCAGTTATTCCGGTGGAGTGTAAGAGGCGAGATGTTAAA
- a CDS encoding acyltransferase: MKKWIEKLVQQRNPAFVFDKDMQAADILVFFSMQVKAWLRGCKVVGRGRNPKNIMLGCAVRFHYIRRIGWGRFVKLGDHVTLSALGRQGIQLGNNVGIGAFSRLVVATSCNNIGHAITIGNNVGIGEYAYLGGAGGLTIGDDCIVGQYFSCHPENHHCDDTAALIRNQGVSRRGIVIGRNCWIGSKVTILDGVAIGEGCVIAAGAVVNRSFPPDSIIGGVPARLLRKRGEKSVKDIAA; the protein is encoded by the coding sequence ATGAAAAAGTGGATTGAAAAACTGGTGCAGCAGCGTAATCCTGCATTTGTATTTGATAAGGATATGCAGGCTGCTGACATACTGGTATTTTTTAGCATGCAGGTAAAAGCATGGCTGCGGGGATGTAAGGTGGTAGGGCGTGGCCGTAACCCTAAAAACATAATGCTGGGTTGTGCTGTTCGTTTTCACTATATCCGCAGGATAGGCTGGGGCCGTTTTGTAAAACTGGGCGACCATGTAACCCTGAGCGCTTTAGGCAGGCAAGGCATTCAATTAGGCAACAATGTAGGAATCGGAGCATTCAGCAGGCTGGTAGTGGCTACCTCCTGCAATAACATAGGGCATGCTATAACCATAGGCAACAATGTAGGTATTGGTGAATATGCTTACCTGGGTGGAGCGGGCGGACTTACCATAGGCGATGATTGCATTGTAGGCCAGTATTTCAGCTGCCATCCCGAAAACCACCATTGCGATGATACTGCCGCGCTTATCAGAAACCAGGGAGTAAGCCGGCGCGGTATTGTAATAGGCCGCAACTGCTGGATAGGCAGCAAGGTTACCATTTTAGACGGGGTTGCCATAGGTGAGGGATGTGTAATAGCAGCCGGCGCTGTAGTAAACCGCTCTTTTCCGCCGGATAGCATTATAGGAGGTGTGCCGGCCCGTTTATTAAGAAAGCGTGGTGAAAAGTCTGTAAAGGATATAGCAGCCTGA
- a CDS encoding phosphotransferase has product MHKDILLFIQSITKAGIPASLQEGIINDQAIHCYYRNNPDGSIRWVWPACSRKPCFLKFYHTAGFRAWLFSITVKIAAWLGCLRYLAHGSFHFFTHKELDEPDAVLRNVQWAWFSGTTGPDRKSILYMTHADNEQGTFIKTALTARAKRNLATEYQQLQAFHAMHFTSVQLPGVAFTGSNCYLEDIGQHARRTNRFSKLPAAAVQQWLQTHLQHMPYGATDFAAAIENNLQKLACGEDERIPASLLKKLVLLHEGIQQDGLLPVTAAHGDFTPWNVMFKKDKLLMIDWEQSKNSMPFLFDLFHFVYQSNILVGNRGYRAIRAELDALQEMPEWKGLIRESGCDFATLEKYYLLYQISHYMQVYRMQQYWHIQVLWLLQTWNEALGWHLCRNKEVAARKLLLQELQDMLSDYRYALLKWRYQALDSLPENADADICISKAGCNDLLIQLKRHPLVTVMQVQRKSFMCQVAMVLTDGSLLHLDLIHAFKRKHLQFMNASRVLLYAQVNEYGLKVPAVADDFMYTWLFYWLNKASVPLHYRKHFEDKRNASGGKITWLLQHKYLLPVQDFTQVFEYNAAWEKDVHLLLHTKHYNLGVSMLLNQVYYIWDTLQHLFPRRGFVITFSGVDGAGKTTVIENTRELISKQLRRKVVVLRHRPSLLPILSAWKHGRQKAEQLSVERLPRQGSNHNRLSSLLRFVYYYTDYLLGQWYVQWKYIDRGYVVLYDRYYFDFINDSKRSNIQLPPSLMQLGYRLLLKPRLNFFLYADENLISSRKRELEPETIRALTGSYLHLFRQLEAASGKALYVPLENIVLANTLHIVFRYIKMMHHEKVD; this is encoded by the coding sequence ATGCATAAAGATATATTGCTTTTTATACAGTCGATTACCAAAGCAGGTATACCAGCCTCCTTACAGGAAGGTATAATAAATGATCAGGCAATACATTGTTATTATAGAAATAATCCCGATGGTAGCATTCGTTGGGTTTGGCCTGCCTGCAGCCGAAAACCCTGTTTCCTGAAATTTTATCATACTGCGGGTTTCAGGGCGTGGTTGTTTAGCATAACAGTGAAAATAGCTGCCTGGTTGGGCTGCCTGCGATACCTGGCCCATGGCAGCTTTCATTTTTTTACACATAAAGAGTTGGATGAGCCGGATGCGGTGCTGAGAAATGTACAGTGGGCCTGGTTTTCAGGTACCACAGGCCCCGATCGTAAGTCGATTCTGTATATGACACATGCGGACAATGAACAGGGTACTTTTATAAAAACAGCGCTTACCGCGCGGGCAAAAAGAAACCTGGCAACAGAATATCAGCAATTACAGGCTTTTCATGCCATGCACTTTACTTCTGTTCAGCTGCCTGGAGTAGCCTTTACGGGCAGCAATTGTTACCTGGAAGATATAGGGCAGCATGCCCGGCGAACCAACCGGTTTAGTAAGCTGCCGGCTGCTGCTGTACAACAATGGCTGCAAACGCATTTGCAACACATGCCGTATGGCGCAACTGACTTTGCCGCTGCCATAGAAAATAATCTGCAAAAACTTGCCTGCGGAGAAGATGAACGCATACCAGCTTCACTGCTAAAGAAACTGGTTTTGTTACACGAGGGTATACAGCAGGATGGCCTGCTGCCTGTAACCGCCGCTCATGGTGATTTTACTCCCTGGAATGTGATGTTTAAAAAGGACAAGCTGTTGATGATTGACTGGGAGCAAAGTAAAAACAGCATGCCTTTTCTGTTCGATCTTTTTCATTTCGTGTACCAATCTAACATACTTGTGGGTAATCGTGGTTATCGTGCCATCAGGGCCGAGCTGGATGCGTTGCAGGAGATGCCGGAATGGAAGGGGCTTATCCGTGAAAGTGGCTGCGATTTTGCCACGCTGGAAAAATATTATTTGCTCTATCAAATCAGCCACTATATGCAGGTATACCGTATGCAGCAATACTGGCACATACAGGTGCTGTGGCTGTTGCAAACCTGGAATGAAGCACTGGGCTGGCACCTTTGCCGCAATAAGGAAGTAGCTGCCAGAAAGCTGTTGTTGCAGGAATTACAGGATATGTTATCCGATTACCGGTATGCGCTTTTAAAATGGCGATACCAGGCGCTGGATAGCCTGCCCGAAAATGCCGATGCGGATATATGTATCAGTAAAGCAGGCTGTAACGATTTGCTGATACAATTAAAACGGCATCCCCTGGTAACGGTGATGCAGGTGCAGCGTAAAAGCTTTATGTGCCAGGTGGCAATGGTGCTTACAGATGGAAGTTTGCTGCACCTGGATCTGATACATGCTTTTAAGCGTAAGCACTTGCAGTTTATGAATGCATCCCGGGTGTTGTTGTATGCTCAGGTAAATGAATATGGCCTGAAAGTGCCTGCTGTAGCAGATGATTTTATGTATACCTGGTTGTTTTACTGGTTAAATAAAGCCAGTGTGCCGCTGCATTACCGGAAGCATTTTGAAGATAAACGAAACGCATCCGGAGGAAAAATAACCTGGCTGTTGCAGCATAAATACTTATTGCCGGTGCAGGATTTTACACAAGTGTTTGAATACAATGCGGCGTGGGAAAAAGATGTTCACCTGTTGCTGCATACCAAACATTACAATTTGGGGGTGTCTATGCTGCTTAACCAGGTGTATTATATCTGGGATACCCTCCAACACCTGTTTCCGCGCAGGGGCTTTGTTATTACTTTCAGCGGGGTTGACGGGGCCGGCAAAACCACCGTGATAGAAAATACCCGGGAACTGATAAGCAAACAATTAAGACGTAAAGTGGTGGTGCTGCGGCACAGGCCTTCCTTGCTGCCTATTTTAAGTGCCTGGAAACACGGCAGGCAAAAAGCGGAGCAACTGTCGGTTGAAAGGCTACCACGCCAGGGAAGCAACCACAACCGGTTATCGTCATTGCTGCGTTTTGTGTATTACTATACCGATTACCTGCTAGGGCAGTGGTATGTGCAATGGAAATATATTGACAGGGGCTATGTGGTATTGTACGACCGGTATTATTTCGATTTTATCAACGATAGCAAACGCAGCAATATTCAGCTTCCGCCTTCCCTGATGCAGCTAGGCTACCGGTTATTACTAAAACCCCGCCTGAACTTTTTTTTATACGCCGATGAAAACCTCATCAGTAGCAGGAAGCGCGAACTGGAGCCTGAAACCATCCGTGCGTTAACCGGCAGTTACCTGCACCTGTTCCGGCAGCTGGAAGCAGCTTCGGGTAAAGCTTTATATGTGCCGCTCGAAAACATTGTGCTGGCCAATACACTGCATATAGTATTCCGTTACATAAAAATGATGCATCATGAAAAAGTGGATTGA
- a CDS encoding O-antigen ligase family protein: protein MLANTPLAENTHQLFLKRTGWMLLLVLVVMVGGYFTWSENVVITRLIKVVGRMGMTLAAIVIHHRIVKRGALASFQWKNHLSPFLYFGYLVLGFISFLWSTDVGYSALQWFMDIEGLLFAFYYIKCLMMLDIYFPGNTIRFYNLMGNTVFLLLSVFVIGMFADPDDFFRLVEGGEDKRLGGYIMNPNELGMISGLGISCLIFDLYRLRKKVWTIVKIVMMAYVLIMTKSRSSLIGLLLIVFFHVRRLQNKVIIYSIYAAVAAVIPVAIEKLVMRKGGLDDVLSMTGRMPFWKALINEGLPREPLLGFGFMRIDYKDKFESVHTYAGHMTHNTFMQVLMNLGFVGLCLVGVQMYFTIRGFLRESEEKKLMLMGILIPVIINSFTEFGIFGETNYGILFYQMLIFSISLQPHQRCTTRELLYLQRKRAGAFAVKPSTT, encoded by the coding sequence ATGTTAGCCAACACACCACTGGCAGAGAATACCCATCAGCTGTTTTTAAAAAGAACCGGCTGGATGCTGCTGCTGGTGTTGGTGGTAATGGTGGGTGGGTATTTTACCTGGAGTGAGAATGTGGTTATTACAAGGCTGATTAAAGTGGTGGGAAGAATGGGTATGACGCTTGCCGCCATTGTAATACACCACCGCATTGTGAAGCGGGGCGCGTTGGCTTCTTTTCAATGGAAAAACCATCTTTCGCCCTTCCTGTATTTCGGGTACCTGGTATTGGGTTTTATCTCTTTTTTGTGGAGTACAGATGTTGGCTATAGCGCACTGCAATGGTTTATGGATATAGAAGGATTGTTGTTCGCCTTCTATTATATCAAATGTCTGATGATGCTTGACATCTATTTCCCCGGCAATACTATCCGTTTTTATAACCTGATGGGCAATACCGTTTTTTTGTTGTTAAGTGTGTTTGTGATAGGCATGTTTGCCGATCCGGATGATTTTTTCAGGCTGGTAGAAGGCGGGGAAGACAAGCGGCTGGGTGGGTATATTATGAACCCGAATGAATTGGGAATGATCAGCGGTTTAGGTATTTCCTGCCTGATATTTGACTTATACCGCCTGCGGAAAAAAGTGTGGACGATAGTAAAGATAGTAATGATGGCCTATGTGCTTATCATGACCAAGTCGCGTTCGTCACTGATAGGGTTGCTGTTAATTGTGTTTTTTCATGTGCGGCGTTTACAAAACAAAGTGATCATTTACAGTATCTATGCCGCAGTGGCAGCTGTGATACCAGTTGCCATTGAAAAACTGGTGATGCGCAAAGGAGGGCTGGATGATGTATTATCTATGACAGGACGCATGCCCTTCTGGAAAGCGCTGATTAATGAAGGATTGCCGCGCGAACCCTTGCTGGGTTTTGGTTTTATGCGTATTGATTATAAGGACAAATTTGAAAGTGTACATACTTATGCCGGGCATATGACGCATAATACTTTTATGCAGGTGCTTATGAACCTGGGATTTGTAGGGCTTTGCCTGGTAGGCGTACAGATGTATTTTACCATACGTGGTTTTTTACGCGAATCCGAAGAAAAGAAACTGATGTTGATGGGTATTTTAATACCGGTAATAATAAACTCATTTACAGAGTTTGGCATCTTTGGCGAAACCAATTACGGCATCCTGTTTTACCAGATGCTTATCTTCTCTATCAGCCTGCAACCACACCAGCGTTGCACTACCCGCGAACTATTATATCTGCAAAGAAAGCGTGCGGGCGCGTTTGCTGTTAAGCCTTCTACCACGTAG
- a CDS encoding glycosyltransferase, producing the protein MEIIHLILGKANPDRMNGVNRVVHELAGRQCGAGKQVEVWGITKVPVHNYPARNYTTRLFARPANPFCLHPALQAAIQSRQHAVFHLHGGFVPQMYMAARLLKRHGIPFVFTPHGSYNTLAMHKSRWQKKLYFQWFESRLLQAAKAVHLLGKSEMDGLQEVFPNSKSVLIPYGYDLECLPLIGPVTGQFIIGYCGRIDIYTKGLKELLEGFAAFAVTHPGARLWMIGDGAERNRLTSIAAMLGITDKVVFWGAVYGKDKNNLLQQCQVFAAPSRNEGLPTAVLEAASLGIPCMVTEATNTGNYIRQFEAGIVIQDTCGEQIQNALTQLYQRMREPEAVAAFCHNARRMVAEAFNWEKIVMDFNALYQC; encoded by the coding sequence ATGGAAATCATACACCTGATACTGGGCAAAGCCAATCCTGACCGTATGAACGGCGTTAACCGGGTAGTGCATGAACTGGCTGGCAGGCAATGCGGCGCTGGCAAACAGGTAGAGGTATGGGGCATTACAAAAGTGCCCGTGCATAATTATCCGGCGCGTAATTACACTACCCGGTTGTTTGCCAGGCCGGCCAATCCGTTTTGTTTACATCCCGCATTACAAGCGGCTATCCAAAGCCGGCAACACGCCGTATTTCATTTGCATGGTGGTTTTGTGCCCCAGATGTATATGGCGGCCCGGTTGCTGAAGCGCCATGGCATCCCGTTCGTATTTACACCCCATGGAAGTTATAATACCCTTGCCATGCATAAAAGCAGATGGCAGAAGAAGCTGTATTTTCAATGGTTTGAAAGCAGGCTGTTGCAGGCTGCCAAAGCAGTGCACCTGCTGGGAAAATCGGAAATGGATGGTTTGCAGGAAGTGTTTCCCAATAGTAAATCGGTGCTGATACCCTATGGGTACGACCTGGAATGCCTGCCGCTGATTGGCCCGGTTACCGGCCAGTTTATTATAGGGTATTGTGGCAGGATAGATATCTACACCAAAGGATTGAAAGAATTGCTGGAAGGCTTTGCCGCTTTTGCTGTTACACATCCCGGCGCAAGGTTATGGATGATAGGGGATGGTGCAGAACGTAATCGATTAACCAGTATTGCTGCTATGCTGGGCATCACAGATAAGGTGGTTTTCTGGGGTGCTGTATATGGTAAAGATAAAAACAACCTGTTGCAGCAATGCCAGGTATTTGCTGCACCCAGCCGTAACGAAGGACTGCCAACCGCAGTGCTGGAAGCCGCCTCTCTGGGTATTCCCTGTATGGTAACAGAAGCCACCAATACCGGTAATTACATACGGCAGTTTGAAGCCGGCATAGTGATACAGGATACCTGTGGCGAGCAGATACAAAATGCGTTAACACAGTTATACCAGCGCATGCGGGAACCGGAAGCAGTAGCCGCATTTTGCCATAATGCCAGGCGTATGGTGGCAGAAGCTTTTAACTGGGAAAAAATTGTAATGGATTTTAATGCCTTATACCAATGTTAG
- a CDS encoding lipopolysaccharide biosynthesis protein, whose product MKIAIPIQAKYQVMADQLVVSGAGFCTSLLLARALGIVEFGRFSGIVMIQLFILSITMAFTTQVYQVVQPSLNEGDARLFTKGLLGQQIGFAALLLLVVLAACFAFPLSVNRLGGHAQATVLWAGVATVLYLLQDFLRRVFITCNKTSHALIIDVLNNALQLAGLCWAWYYHQLTLCVAWAIIALSYLPAVATGMVLLNAGKLTKAAAGFTWKVQKSKSGWLLGSSLLQWGAGYFFVMAAGWYIGAAALGALRLAQYIFGILNVLLQAIESYALPRAAAHTAHLQHYWRVLLQKSLLLMLPVLIALSVFARPVLTLAGGVQYAQYAFVMYGLSLVYVLITIGYPVRIAIRSLHLDKAYFMAYILAVAVSVAVAPWLLQHWQLYGVLCGLFLSQFICITYWLIILQRKKSLLWKSYT is encoded by the coding sequence ATGAAAATAGCAATTCCCATACAGGCAAAGTACCAGGTAATGGCCGATCAGCTGGTAGTAAGCGGCGCAGGCTTTTGTACCAGCCTGTTGCTGGCTAGGGCATTAGGAATAGTGGAGTTTGGCAGGTTTTCAGGTATAGTGATGATACAGCTTTTTATATTATCCATTACCATGGCCTTTACCACGCAGGTATACCAGGTGGTGCAGCCTTCGTTAAACGAGGGCGATGCCCGGTTGTTTACCAAAGGGCTGTTGGGCCAGCAGATAGGTTTTGCAGCGTTGTTGTTGCTGGTGGTGCTGGCAGCCTGTTTCGCTTTTCCTTTATCAGTAAACAGGCTGGGGGGCCATGCACAGGCTACGGTGTTATGGGCGGGAGTAGCTACAGTATTATACCTGCTGCAGGATTTTTTGCGCCGGGTTTTTATCACCTGTAATAAAACCAGTCATGCGCTAATAATAGATGTGCTCAACAATGCACTGCAACTGGCAGGCCTGTGCTGGGCCTGGTATTATCACCAGCTTACCTTGTGTGTAGCCTGGGCTATTATCGCTTTGTCATATCTGCCGGCAGTAGCAACAGGCATGGTGCTGTTAAATGCCGGCAAACTTACCAAAGCAGCAGCCGGCTTTACGTGGAAAGTGCAAAAAAGTAAAAGTGGCTGGTTGCTCGGTTCTTCCTTATTGCAGTGGGGGGCGGGGTATTTTTTTGTAATGGCAGCAGGCTGGTACATAGGTGCCGCCGCCTTAGGTGCGTTGCGTTTGGCGCAATATATTTTTGGTATTTTAAATGTTTTGCTACAGGCTATAGAAAGTTATGCCCTGCCAAGGGCAGCCGCCCATACCGCTCACCTGCAGCACTATTGGCGGGTGCTGTTACAGAAAAGCCTGTTGCTGATGTTGCCCGTTTTAATAGCCTTGTCTGTTTTTGCACGTCCTGTGCTAACGCTGGCGGGAGGTGTGCAATATGCACAATATGCTTTTGTCATGTATGGCCTTAGCCTGGTGTATGTGTTAATTACCATTGGTTATCCCGTGCGTATAGCCATCCGCTCCCTGCACCTGGATAAAGCCTATTTTATGGCCTATATACTGGCTGTGGCGGTGAGTGTTGCCGTAGCACCCTGGTTATTGCAGCACTGGCAGCTATATGGTGTGTTGTGCGGCCTTTTTCTTTCTCAATTCATTTGTATCACTTACTGGCTCATCATTCTGCAACGTAAAAAATCATTGTTATGGAAATCATACACCTGA
- a CDS encoding GNVR domain-containing protein, producing MNLLQPLYRGLPIVIITMMAGVGLAKKYLKYATPMYESTSKIKLADIHEGVPNSNLFKDFDVFVNTTKISAEVELLKSKVLVRKMLEHLDLRISVYRVGEIHKTELYNQAPFIVQASIDNARWYNRPFAIQIASDSLVTLQAPTGDIFHTTLNHVLSVKGATFLLQRNQVLLQQRPGLPVNDRYECIVHAEDKLVNSVIDGLDIMAVDKDVPVLRISYKSAVPQKSADVVNALAATYIADYIEQKYKSADTTEQFLTKQLDTFSHKLSTSEGDIESYRNRKRIINIRQETETDLRKIADLKKQLASVQMSLNAMDSLNHYISLGKDHFLDLAPNFEAFTDLLSTELVKKIKELQRDKHDLLVKYTPEHEKVKVIDDKLNDIFSYLQESVQNTGRSLHIQYTDLENTINESEKVFIGLPEREKNMTILERNFSMNESIYRFLHGKKTEAEIAKAATLSFHRIISEGEVPEKPVSPNYTIITVLAAILGIAAGVVLIYLVHSLKAKVNNEDTIQRLSATPLSAAVPLCRKAEQRITFFRKWAVELELKKQLLPGTVICISSFKALEGKHYIASALHQAIATLHEKVLLIQAGETVTGMLQNPEGWCRYLREQQLQYDIVIIVNFPVHAHASSLVLMSAATSNLFVLDSRRTPQRCITEADVLKQQLQIPAMQFVLNRAGYTPSLLVQLKNYLLQLVQKIRR from the coding sequence ATGAATTTACTGCAACCGTTATATCGTGGATTGCCCATTGTAATCATTACAATGATGGCAGGTGTAGGTCTGGCTAAAAAATACCTGAAATATGCTACACCTATGTATGAAAGCACTTCCAAAATAAAGCTGGCCGATATACACGAAGGTGTGCCTAACAGCAACCTGTTTAAAGATTTTGATGTGTTTGTAAACACCACCAAAATCAGCGCAGAAGTAGAACTGCTGAAATCGAAAGTGTTGGTGCGGAAAATGCTGGAACATCTTGATTTGCGCATCTCTGTTTACCGCGTGGGCGAAATTCATAAAACAGAATTGTATAACCAGGCGCCGTTTATAGTGCAGGCCAGTATAGACAACGCCAGGTGGTACAACCGGCCATTTGCCATACAAATTGCCAGCGATTCGCTGGTAACCTTACAGGCACCCACTGGCGATATATTTCACACAACGCTCAATCATGTGCTATCCGTAAAGGGGGCTACGTTTTTATTGCAGCGCAACCAGGTGCTGTTACAGCAACGGCCGGGGTTACCGGTGAACGACCGTTACGAATGTATAGTACATGCAGAAGACAAGCTGGTGAACAGTGTAATAGATGGATTGGATATTATGGCCGTAGATAAAGATGTGCCGGTGCTGCGCATCAGTTATAAATCGGCTGTTCCGCAAAAGTCGGCAGATGTGGTAAATGCACTGGCAGCCACTTATATTGCCGATTATATTGAGCAGAAATATAAATCGGCCGATACTACCGAGCAGTTTTTAACCAAGCAACTGGATACATTCAGCCATAAACTAAGTACCAGCGAAGGGGATATAGAAAGCTACCGCAATCGTAAACGCATTATCAATATCCGGCAGGAAACAGAAACCGACCTGCGCAAAATTGCAGATTTAAAAAAGCAACTGGCCAGTGTGCAAATGAGCCTCAATGCCATGGATAGTCTTAACCACTATATAAGTTTGGGAAAAGATCACTTCCTGGATCTGGCTCCCAATTTTGAAGCTTTTACCGATTTGCTCAGTACCGAGCTGGTAAAAAAAATAAAAGAACTGCAAAGAGATAAGCACGACCTGCTGGTAAAGTATACACCCGAGCATGAGAAAGTGAAAGTGATAGATGATAAACTGAATGATATTTTCAGTTACCTGCAGGAAAGTGTACAAAACACCGGGCGCAGTTTGCACATTCAATATACCGACCTGGAAAATACCATTAACGAATCGGAAAAAGTGTTTATCGGGTTGCCGGAGCGGGAAAAGAATATGACCATACTGGAACGCAACTTCAGCATGAATGAATCTATTTACCGTTTCTTACACGGGAAAAAAACAGAAGCGGAAATAGCCAAAGCGGCCACCCTTTCTTTTCACCGTATTATTTCCGAAGGCGAGGTGCCGGAAAAGCCGGTATCGCCCAATTACACTATTATTACGGTGCTGGCAGCCATACTGGGTATAGCGGCAGGTGTGGTGCTCATCTATTTGGTGCATTCGCTAAAAGCCAAAGTAAATAACGAAGACACTATTCAGCGTTTATCGGCAACGCCGCTATCCGCCGCGGTTCCCCTTTGCCGCAAGGCAGAGCAACGCATCACTTTTTTCAGAAAATGGGCGGTGGAACTGGAGTTGAAAAAACAACTGCTTCCCGGCACTGTTATTTGCATCTCTTCCTTTAAAGCGTTGGAAGGAAAGCATTATATCGCATCAGCGCTTCACCAGGCGATAGCCACGCTGCACGAAAAAGTATTGCTGATACAGGCAGGAGAAACCGTTACAGGTATGTTGCAAAACCCCGAAGGATGGTGCAGGTATTTACGCGAACAGCAGTTACAATACGATATTGTGATCATAGTCAATTTTCCGGTTCATGCACATGCCTCCTCGCTGGTGCTGATGTCGGCAGCTACCAGCAACCTGTTTGTGTTAGACAGCCGGCGCACGCCACAGCGCTGTATTACAGAAGCAGATGTATTGAAGCAGCAATTACAAATTCCTGCCATGCAGTTTGTATTGAACAGGGCAGGTTATACACCCAGCCTGCTGGTGCAATTGAAAAATTACCTGCTGCAGCTGGTGCAAAAAATACGCAGATGA